The following are from one region of the Desulfobacterales bacterium genome:
- a CDS encoding aldehyde ferredoxin oxidoreductase family protein — protein sequence MMHGWMGQILRINLTDKTYKIEKPPIEYYKKWLGGRGFNSAVSYYETHQGMDPFDPENPVCFGCGPLAGTLCPLSGRTTVTCRSPMTCSTMGSDIHGHGDTNMGGAFGPMMKYAGYDQIIVKGKADKPTWVNINNNKITFYDAGDLWGLGTKKATIKIREKLNDPDVKVSLIGPAGENLVRYACIVNSFSSSGGRTGMGAIMGSKNLKAIAVKGNNPITFADPEKFMKLAWELRDKLHVSPSAHRRKAEGSMDLFDVGNAIGINAHRNCSTGYMENIEEVYGGLQWADEFLFRRKACWGCPVACGRTTLIKEGKYAGYYAGGPEMESVCNLGPRIDSTDVAGVNVLCGMVNDLGMDSISAGAALSWSMEAMEKGYITEKDTGGIKFEWGDIETSMKVLPMIARREGYGNLLAEGNIRVAETLGVGMDIVPHCRGLEHISVDPRVALGFSLGYAMSTRGSDHLKNYSCLEFPGCAKSRAYQIDEVFTPDMAKKFWENFPVQMTQLDTKPQLCTWSERNKCVADCMSTCCQAIGSWGGAGTWKEAYAPMFYAATGCEMTDEEVFKSAERVIAIERAHWLREGSGVIDDTHIDRYFDEPVVGGPHKGLKLDREKWAVAQKEYYKCHVWDEDGFITPEKATDLDLEDIIPDMAVGKKIYKDFMANPNSKRLE from the coding sequence ATGATGCACGGATGGATGGGGCAAATATTAAGAATCAATCTCACCGATAAAACTTATAAAATTGAAAAGCCCCCGATCGAATATTATAAAAAATGGCTCGGCGGGCGAGGATTTAACTCTGCTGTTTCCTACTACGAAACTCACCAGGGCATGGATCCCTTTGATCCTGAAAACCCGGTATGTTTTGGCTGCGGTCCTCTGGCCGGTACCCTGTGTCCATTGTCCGGACGTACTACGGTTACCTGCCGGTCACCAATGACCTGTTCCACCATGGGAAGCGACATTCATGGTCACGGCGACACCAACATGGGCGGTGCATTCGGGCCCATGATGAAATATGCGGGTTACGATCAGATCATTGTCAAAGGAAAAGCGGACAAACCCACATGGGTCAATATTAACAACAATAAAATCACATTTTATGATGCAGGCGATCTCTGGGGCCTGGGGACCAAAAAAGCCACCATTAAAATCCGGGAAAAACTCAATGATCCGGACGTCAAAGTCAGCTTGATCGGACCGGCTGGAGAAAATCTGGTCCGTTATGCCTGCATAGTCAACTCCTTCTCATCTTCCGGCGGCAGAACCGGAATGGGCGCGATCATGGGATCCAAAAACCTTAAGGCCATCGCCGTCAAAGGCAACAATCCCATCACCTTTGCCGACCCGGAAAAATTCATGAAACTGGCCTGGGAGCTACGCGACAAGCTGCACGTATCTCCGTCTGCCCACCGCCGAAAAGCTGAAGGCAGCATGGACCTGTTTGATGTTGGAAACGCCATCGGTATCAATGCCCATAGAAACTGCTCCACGGGTTATATGGAAAATATCGAAGAAGTATACGGCGGTCTGCAGTGGGCGGATGAGTTTCTGTTCCGACGCAAAGCCTGCTGGGGATGCCCGGTCGCCTGTGGACGAACAACGCTGATCAAAGAAGGCAAATACGCCGGTTATTACGCGGGTGGACCTGAAATGGAAAGTGTCTGCAACCTGGGACCGAGAATCGACAGCACGGATGTGGCCGGGGTCAACGTACTCTGCGGCATGGTCAATGATCTGGGTATGGACAGTATTTCAGCGGGCGCTGCCCTGTCCTGGTCCATGGAAGCCATGGAAAAAGGCTATATCACCGAAAAAGACACCGGCGGAATCAAATTTGAATGGGGCGATATCGAAACCTCCATGAAAGTGCTGCCGATGATTGCACGACGTGAAGGATACGGGAATCTGCTGGCTGAAGGCAACATTCGCGTTGCTGAAACACTTGGCGTAGGAATGGATATCGTGCCGCATTGCCGTGGTCTGGAACATATCAGTGTGGATCCTCGAGTCGCTCTTGGATTCAGCCTGGGATACGCCATGTCTACCCGCGGGTCCGATCATTTAAAAAACTACTCCTGTCTGGAATTCCCGGGATGTGCCAAGAGTCGGGCCTATCAGATAGATGAAGTCTTCACGCCGGATATGGCGAAAAAATTCTGGGAAAATTTCCCTGTACAGATGACCCAGCTGGACACCAAACCTCAGCTGTGTACCTGGTCTGAACGAAACAAATGTGTTGCCGACTGTATGAGCACCTGTTGCCAGGCCATTGGTTCATGGGGTGGTGCAGGTACCTGGAAAGAAGCCTACGCACCGATGTTCTATGCCGCCACCGGGTGCGAAATGACCGATGAAGAGGTATTCAAATCTGCCGAACGCGTGATTGCCATCGAACGAGCCCATTGGCTGCGTGAAGGAAGCGGTGTTATCGATGATACACATATCGACCGGTATTTTGACGAACCGGTTGTCGGTGGTCCCCATAAGGGGCTGAAACTGGATCGTGAAAAATGGGCTGTGGCACAGAAAGAATACTACAAATGCCACGTCTGGGATGAAGACGGTTTCATTACCCCGGAAAAAGCAACGGATCTGGACCTCGAGGATATTATCCCCGATATGGCAGTCGGAAAAAAAATCTACAAAGACTTTATGGCAAACCCGAACAGTAAACGGCTAGAATAA
- a CDS encoding glycyl-radical enzyme activating protein, with product MVKGIITELKKFASHDGPGIRTTVFFKGCPLRCKWCSNPETINSYPEVYYIASRCKAFGACFHICPQGAVHPDTHEKIDRNLCDRCMKCVEECPNGAFKQVGTLTTAQWVLDEIEKDRPFYGSDGGMTLSGGEPLFQPEFATALLKGCHDLGISTVLDTSGMASADIVQSAMPYTDMVLLDIKHMDPEQHRLGTGVDNHRILENAAIMAKNSTVRFSIPLIPGFNDSTQNITETTELARSLGVSHIDVNPLHQLGTDKYRYLGLTHPYDNCEPVDREHLDSIIRLIQSYGLKTTIGRMM from the coding sequence ATGGTCAAGGGAATCATCACAGAACTCAAAAAATTTGCATCTCACGACGGGCCGGGAATTCGTACAACCGTTTTCTTCAAGGGCTGCCCCTTGAGATGCAAATGGTGTTCAAATCCGGAAACCATCAACAGCTATCCTGAAGTATACTATATTGCAAGCCGCTGCAAAGCCTTTGGCGCGTGTTTTCACATTTGCCCTCAGGGCGCTGTCCATCCCGACACACACGAGAAAATTGATCGAAACCTCTGCGACCGGTGCATGAAATGTGTCGAAGAATGCCCGAATGGCGCATTTAAACAAGTAGGAACCCTCACGACAGCCCAATGGGTACTCGACGAAATTGAAAAAGACCGTCCTTTTTATGGATCAGACGGTGGAATGACATTAAGCGGGGGTGAGCCCCTCTTTCAACCCGAATTTGCAACGGCACTGCTCAAGGGGTGCCATGATCTCGGGATTTCCACCGTCCTGGACACCTCAGGTATGGCATCTGCAGATATCGTCCAGTCCGCCATGCCATACACGGATATGGTTCTGCTGGATATCAAGCATATGGATCCGGAACAACACCGACTGGGAACCGGCGTGGATAATCACCGTATCCTTGAAAATGCCGCCATAATGGCCAAAAACTCCACCGTCCGGTTTTCCATTCCGCTCATACCGGGATTTAACGACTCTACGCAAAATATAACCGAAACAACCGAATTGGCGCGTTCTCTGGGTGTCAGCCACATTGACGTCAATCCCCTGCACCAGCTCGGAACCGATAAATACCGATACCTCGGGTTAACGCATCCCTATGACAATTGCGAACCCGTTGATCGGGAACACTTGGACAGCATCATCAGATTGATACAAAGTTACGGTTTAAAAACGACGATCGGAAGAATGATGTAA
- a CDS encoding pyruvate formate lyase family protein gives MAKSVPIEKREIKGAPSTPRAEKRYQELLDNEPSIDSQRAVLFTEYMKQHWTDPRYLRTGGALKHVLSNLTPRIWDDELIVGNISRYFKGTQVYPEYETWMLEGFKNIKREEERYIEGTLQEKSGDRLGIYLINKEDKEKILEVAKFWECKDWRFMAEKYLRETKSDFDRVEKWMQQLVFLRFMFDVPEGRLIVDYQKIIDGGIEKLIEQVDEKLANLNDLNSKEKFDKYNFYQGVKMSLEGVVAYAENHASEAEQLAADCTDEKRKQELLEIARICHKVPFKPADTFREAMQAFWFTHICLFIELNGRGISPGRFDQYMYRPFKNDINAGNITEGEVLELLELMRVKCGEIARAHATFTESYLGGSVYQNVTLGGVDRYGTPCDNALSKLVLQAGVNMKTWQPTLSVRWREDMSDDFKMKVVDCIKAGSGYPALFNDKLATDRFMKVTGANLDDARDWAPCGCVDMQICGKRMPMYAVPHTNNLKIFELVLNGGINPITGDRLIDVKIDINTATFEDIVDAYNRATDTIIQREEEYWNTIMLVHNDLGLVHPFMTALLDDCIDRGMDAYEGGCRYNDPAYVISCGVVSVANSLAAIKKLVFDEKIVTMKELKLAIDENFKGHEKLRKALMDAPKYGNDNDYVDLILAELYDAWSASSQKVKNWVGEPWRPSTLSVTTQVLHGKACGATPDGRLAGEFVADGALSAFPGTDQNGPTSLIKSATKVDAGNLQATLFNMKFNPSAIEGSAGAKKFIHLNDVYFNLGGYHVQYNIVDRNMLIDAQKHPENYSDLMVRVAGFTARFIDLGPDVQRQVIERTQFSEV, from the coding sequence ATGGCGAAATCAGTACCCATAGAAAAACGTGAAATAAAGGGGGCGCCATCAACCCCCAGAGCCGAAAAGCGTTATCAGGAACTCCTCGACAATGAGCCGTCCATCGATTCACAACGGGCGGTGTTATTCACCGAGTATATGAAGCAACACTGGACCGATCCCAGATATCTGAGAACCGGAGGTGCCTTAAAGCACGTTCTTTCCAATCTGACCCCCAGAATCTGGGATGACGAACTGATCGTCGGCAACATCTCCCGCTATTTCAAAGGCACCCAGGTATACCCGGAATATGAAACCTGGATGCTCGAAGGCTTCAAGAACATTAAACGTGAAGAAGAGCGTTACATCGAAGGAACCCTGCAGGAAAAAAGCGGCGACCGCCTGGGCATATACCTGATTAATAAAGAAGATAAGGAAAAAATCCTTGAGGTTGCCAAGTTCTGGGAATGCAAAGACTGGCGTTTCATGGCTGAAAAATATCTCAGGGAAACCAAGAGTGACTTTGACCGGGTCGAAAAGTGGATGCAACAGCTGGTCTTTTTAAGATTCATGTTTGATGTGCCTGAAGGACGGCTGATTGTCGATTATCAAAAAATCATCGACGGGGGGATTGAAAAACTCATCGAGCAGGTCGACGAGAAACTGGCCAACTTAAACGATTTAAATTCAAAAGAAAAATTTGACAAATATAATTTTTATCAGGGCGTAAAGATGTCACTGGAGGGCGTGGTGGCTTACGCTGAAAATCATGCCTCAGAAGCCGAACAGCTGGCCGCCGACTGTACGGATGAAAAACGAAAACAGGAGCTGCTTGAAATCGCCCGCATCTGCCACAAGGTTCCATTCAAACCGGCGGACACCTTTCGTGAGGCCATGCAGGCTTTCTGGTTTACCCATATATGTCTGTTTATCGAACTCAACGGCAGGGGAATTTCCCCGGGCCGGTTTGACCAGTACATGTATCGCCCGTTCAAAAACGACATAAACGCCGGCAATATCACCGAGGGCGAGGTCCTGGAACTTCTGGAACTGATGCGAGTCAAATGCGGCGAAATTGCACGGGCACATGCAACGTTTACCGAATCCTATCTGGGCGGAAGTGTTTACCAGAACGTTACCCTCGGCGGAGTGGACCGCTACGGTACCCCCTGCGACAATGCGCTTTCAAAACTGGTCCTTCAGGCCGGTGTCAACATGAAAACCTGGCAGCCCACCCTATCGGTCCGCTGGCGCGAGGATATGAGCGACGATTTTAAAATGAAAGTAGTCGACTGCATCAAGGCCGGTTCCGGATATCCGGCACTGTTCAATGACAAGCTGGCCACCGACCGGTTCATGAAAGTCACCGGCGCCAATCTGGACGATGCCAGAGACTGGGCACCGTGCGGATGTGTGGACATGCAAATCTGCGGAAAACGCATGCCCATGTATGCCGTCCCCCACACAAATAATCTGAAAATATTCGAGCTGGTCCTGAACGGCGGAATCAATCCGATCACCGGCGACAGGCTCATCGATGTCAAGATCGATATTAATACTGCAACATTTGAAGACATTGTCGATGCATACAACCGGGCTACCGATACCATTATCCAGAGGGAAGAAGAATACTGGAACACCATCATGCTGGTGCATAATGATCTGGGCCTGGTTCATCCGTTCATGACCGCCCTGCTCGACGACTGCATTGACCGCGGCATGGATGCCTATGAAGGCGGCTGCCGGTACAATGACCCGGCTTACGTCATCTCCTGCGGTGTGGTCAGCGTGGCCAACAGTCTTGCCGCCATTAAAAAGCTCGTGTTCGACGAAAAAATCGTTACCATGAAGGAACTCAAACTGGCGATTGACGAGAATTTCAAGGGACATGAAAAACTGAGAAAAGCGCTCATGGATGCACCCAAGTACGGCAATGATAATGACTACGTCGATCTTATCCTGGCAGAGCTCTACGATGCCTGGTCGGCATCTTCCCAGAAAGTTAAAAACTGGGTTGGCGAGCCTTGGCGCCCGAGCACACTTTCAGTCACCACACAGGTGCTTCACGGAAAGGCTTGCGGGGCAACACCCGATGGAAGGCTTGCCGGTGAATTTGTCGCTGACGGGGCTCTTTCCGCATTTCCGGGTACCGATCAGAACGGTCCTACCAGCCTGATCAAATCGGCCACAAAAGTCGATGCCGGTAATCTCCAGGCAACGCTGTTCAACATGAAATTCAACCCGTCTGCCATCGAAGGCAGCGCCGGTGCTAAAAAATTTATTCACCTCAATGATGTGTACTTCAACCTGGGGGGTTACCATGTTCAGTACAATATCGTCGATCGGAACATGCTCATTGACGCACAGAAACATCCCGAGAACTACTCGGATCTGATGGTCAGAGTGGCCGGGTTTACAGCCCGATTCATTGATCTTGGCCCGGATGTCCAGCGACAGGTGATTGAACGAACTCAGTTTTCCGAGGTGTAG
- a CDS encoding 4Fe-4S dicluster domain-containing protein, translated as MPKQEKVLVIDPDKCTGCHSCEMACSAKHFGKCSPYLSRIRIHDFGMVGTYVPVTCQACEDAPCIKVCPMNARIRIESGAVITDESKCIGCRACTYACPFGAPVINPESGKTMSCDLCMDDELGPWCAKACTLQEAIRFVNIEDAARARGRDMASIIKKEIEPPAQDDGDFVFSFSV; from the coding sequence ATGCCAAAGCAGGAAAAGGTACTTGTTATTGATCCTGACAAATGTACGGGATGTCACAGTTGTGAAATGGCTTGTTCCGCTAAACATTTCGGTAAATGCAGTCCTTATCTTTCACGAATCAGAATTCACGATTTTGGTATGGTCGGCACCTATGTTCCGGTGACATGTCAGGCATGTGAAGATGCGCCATGTATCAAAGTCTGCCCCATGAATGCACGTATCCGTATCGAAAGTGGTGCGGTGATCACGGATGAAAGCAAATGCATCGGCTGCCGGGCCTGCACCTATGCCTGCCCGTTTGGCGCGCCGGTCATCAACCCGGAATCCGGAAAAACCATGAGCTGCGATCTGTGCATGGACGACGAACTGGGTCCCTGGTGCGCAAAAGCCTGTACGCTGCAAGAAGCGATCAGGTTCGTCAATATTGAAGATGCGGCCAGGGCCAGGGGAAGAGATATGGCTTCGATTATCAAGAAAGAAATCGAGCCACCGGCACAGGACGATGGGGACTTTGTCTTCAGTTTCAGCGTGTAA
- a CDS encoding FAD-dependent oxidoreductase gives MEILIVGNGIAGNEVATCLRASGRNDITITILSAESFPEYDPCSLPYFVGKEIERDAVFRRSLADYEKNDIRLVLNQKATTIDPAKKTVTTETGDEYAYDKLVLAHGGSLFIPPIPGINKEGIFSCKLLGEADRLAAGHGKTAVVVGSGAIGIEAAEALRLKGCTVYIVELLPWMMPTLFCEPAARRLEEAMRGYGIEILTGEKVLSFEGDQRVSSVVTDKRTIICDTVVVATGVVPGKPLAQTAGIQVARGILANEKMETNVKDIYTCGDCVQTKDSLSGEDCMYQLKHNATEQARIVARNILGENAVYPGGYPFARAHFFDTHAVTFGKTLRSAEAVFNKEDIEIIERENQNGYLRLMLHDGRIIGGQAIGHYADYTGLFMGFMWRKDNINDLKANWGKIAAPVTTYPSQFREFGQLIGLSAVDADQKVIFC, from the coding sequence TTGGAAATTCTGATTGTTGGAAATGGAATCGCCGGCAATGAGGTGGCGACTTGCCTCCGGGCATCCGGCAGAAATGATATTACGATCACGATTCTGTCAGCCGAATCATTTCCGGAATACGATCCGTGTTCCCTTCCCTATTTCGTCGGGAAAGAAATCGAACGGGATGCGGTATTCAGAAGATCGCTGGCAGATTACGAGAAAAACGATATTCGTCTGGTACTGAATCAAAAAGCAACCACGATTGATCCTGCCAAAAAAACCGTAACAACCGAAACCGGCGATGAATATGCCTATGACAAACTGGTACTGGCCCATGGCGGATCCCTGTTCATTCCGCCGATTCCCGGCATCAATAAAGAAGGTATTTTCAGCTGCAAGCTGCTGGGTGAAGCAGACCGGCTGGCGGCAGGTCATGGGAAAACCGCGGTTGTCGTCGGCTCAGGCGCCATCGGTATTGAAGCTGCCGAAGCACTTAGACTCAAAGGCTGTACGGTATATATTGTCGAACTGCTTCCCTGGATGATGCCGACCCTTTTCTGTGAACCGGCAGCCCGTCGGCTTGAAGAGGCCATGCGCGGATACGGTATCGAAATATTGACCGGCGAAAAAGTACTCAGTTTTGAAGGCGATCAACGCGTCAGCAGTGTTGTAACGGACAAACGCACTATTATCTGCGACACGGTAGTCGTTGCAACCGGTGTGGTCCCCGGAAAACCACTGGCGCAAACCGCCGGTATTCAGGTCGCACGGGGTATCCTGGCCAATGAAAAAATGGAAACCAACGTGAAGGATATCTATACCTGCGGCGACTGCGTACAAACAAAAGATTCGTTAAGCGGCGAAGACTGCATGTACCAGCTCAAACACAATGCGACCGAGCAGGCACGAATCGTTGCCCGCAACATTCTGGGCGAGAACGCGGTTTACCCGGGCGGGTATCCGTTTGCCCGTGCTCACTTTTTCGATACCCACGCGGTTACCTTCGGCAAAACGCTGAGATCGGCTGAAGCTGTATTTAATAAAGAGGATATCGAAATTATCGAACGGGAAAATCAAAACGGTTATCTTCGGCTGATGCTGCACGACGGCCGTATAATCGGCGGTCAGGCCATCGGTCATTACGCGGACTATACCGGACTTTTCATGGGATTCATGTGGAGAAAAGACAATATCAACGACCTGAAAGCAAACTGGGGCAAAATCGCTGCACCGGTTACAACGTATCCCAGCCAGTTCCGAGAATTCGGCCAACTGATCGGACTCAGCGCAGTGGATGCCGATCAAAAGGTAATTTTCTGCTGA
- a CDS encoding DUF6282 family protein produces MSKASEDWAKYKYGRVLDRMDPEEFKKRTHPAWPYLYFNPGQPVDPERVDNILKGVIDTHVHGAPLGGWLPGRPTMVETCIEASEAGMKALVFKDHNTMVNNCAIIVQDFLERMKKDKAAQGIEFTPVEVYGGIVLNYTVGGMNVEAVKAALGYGKCKGVWLPSLSAKHQRSAMGLPGGISVSDSAGTLTPEMIAILDVMADYNNNAKGDQTVLSGCHVSNEEKFDILRYIKKRGMNVKVMMDHVTQEMTILTPDEAKEMIDLGGYLQFAECSCVPWPGMQDWIIAFDYSFNLIKELIKEKGPDNLCLITDAGQPGNKPVPGWKMFIKTLLAQGVSEENINIMAKDVPARLIYGE; encoded by the coding sequence ATGAGTAAAGCTTCAGAAGACTGGGCAAAATACAAATACGGACGAGTCCTTGATCGCATGGATCCGGAAGAATTTAAAAAACGAACACATCCTGCCTGGCCGTACCTGTACTTCAACCCGGGACAGCCCGTAGACCCCGAACGGGTGGATAATATTTTAAAAGGCGTTATCGATACCCATGTTCACGGCGCGCCTCTGGGCGGATGGCTTCCCGGACGCCCCACCATGGTCGAAACCTGTATCGAAGCCAGTGAAGCCGGCATGAAGGCGCTGGTCTTCAAAGATCATAATACCATGGTCAACAACTGCGCCATCATCGTTCAGGATTTTCTGGAACGGATGAAAAAAGACAAAGCCGCACAGGGCATCGAATTTACACCGGTTGAGGTATACGGCGGTATCGTCCTGAACTATACGGTTGGCGGCATGAATGTTGAAGCGGTTAAAGCCGCCCTGGGATACGGCAAATGCAAGGGCGTCTGGCTGCCGTCTTTGAGCGCCAAGCATCAGAGATCAGCCATGGGGCTGCCCGGCGGCATTTCGGTTAGCGATTCAGCGGGCACGCTGACCCCTGAAATGATAGCGATTCTCGATGTCATGGCCGACTACAACAACAATGCCAAAGGAGATCAAACGGTTCTGTCCGGTTGCCATGTATCCAACGAAGAAAAATTTGACATCCTCCGCTACATCAAAAAACGCGGAATGAATGTTAAAGTGATGATGGATCACGTCACCCAGGAAATGACGATCCTGACGCCGGATGAAGCCAAGGAAATGATCGATCTGGGCGGCTATCTGCAGTTTGCCGAATGTTCCTGTGTTCCTTGGCCCGGCATGCAGGACTGGATTATCGCGTTTGATTATTCCTTCAACCTGATCAAGGAACTGATCAAGGAAAAAGGACCGGACAATCTGTGTCTGATCACCGATGCCGGACAGCCCGGAAACAAACCGGTTCCCGGCTGGAAAATGTTCATCAAGACCCTTCTGGCTCAGGGAGTCAGTGAAGAAAATATCAATATCATGGCCAAGGACGTTCCGGCCAGATTGATCTACGGCGAATAA
- a CDS encoding MFS transporter, with protein MTFLSGNSNEIDHDFRSCIPFLTLMAGIFFINFFSRIILAPLMPSLERDLNFSHLEAGSLFLCASAGYFFSLLSAGFISSRITHKHTICLSCMALGIANLWISLSGSLNTLRVGMFMIGLASGIYLPSAITTLTSIVRTRHWGKALSIHELAPNLALIAAPLIAEAFLAWMTWRSVMIATGLISLCLAAVISKSGKKGNFKSQKMSLSSLRELLSIPSFWIIIVLHSLAVSSVLGIYTMLPLYLVSDLNIDQNTANTWIAFSRIFTLPVVFIAGWAVDRFGSKQIMGTSLLITGIFTVLIGAVSGKWIFVFVFLQPLSAVCFFPAVMTALSRIFSEKIRNMAVSLTVPVAYLAGAGAIPTGMGAMGDLGYFSVGFIILGGLIVVGALLTTFLNTSG; from the coding sequence ATGACTTTTTTATCAGGTAACAGTAACGAAATCGACCATGACTTCCGATCCTGCATTCCATTTCTGACGCTGATGGCCGGAATTTTTTTTATCAATTTTTTCTCCAGAATCATTCTGGCGCCGTTGATGCCTTCGCTTGAAAGAGACCTTAATTTCAGTCACCTTGAGGCAGGCAGTCTTTTTTTATGCGCATCCGCAGGGTATTTCTTTTCTCTGTTGAGCGCAGGATTCATCTCATCGCGCATCACCCACAAACACACAATTTGCCTGTCCTGTATGGCGCTGGGAATCGCAAATCTGTGGATATCGCTTTCCGGCAGTTTAAACACACTTCGTGTCGGGATGTTTATGATCGGTCTTGCATCAGGAATTTATCTTCCGTCAGCCATCACCACCCTGACCTCAATAGTCCGGACCCGTCACTGGGGAAAAGCGCTTTCCATCCATGAGCTGGCTCCCAATCTCGCGCTGATTGCCGCACCACTTATCGCCGAGGCGTTTTTGGCCTGGATGACCTGGCGAAGCGTCATGATCGCTACCGGCCTGATATCCCTGTGTCTGGCGGCGGTAATCAGCAAAAGCGGCAAAAAAGGAAACTTCAAATCACAAAAAATGAGTCTGTCCTCCCTTCGGGAGCTGTTATCCATCCCATCATTCTGGATCATCATCGTGCTCCATAGCCTCGCCGTCAGCTCTGTCCTCGGGATATATACCATGCTTCCCCTTTATCTGGTCTCAGACCTGAACATCGATCAAAACACGGCCAATACGTGGATCGCATTTTCAAGGATATTTACCCTTCCGGTGGTATTCATAGCGGGTTGGGCAGTCGACCGTTTCGGCTCAAAACAGATTATGGGTACCAGTTTATTGATAACAGGAATCTTCACCGTTCTGATAGGCGCCGTTTCAGGCAAATGGATTTTTGTATTCGTTTTTCTTCAGCCCCTGTCGGCTGTCTGTTTTTTCCCGGCAGTCATGACGGCATTGTCCCGCATATTTTCCGAAAAAATACGGAACATGGCCGTATCATTGACCGTTCCAGTTGCCTATCTGGCAGGTGCCGGAGCAATACCGACCGGAATGGGGGCAATGGGGGATCTCGGCTATTTCAGCGTGGGATTTATCATACTGGGTGGGCTGATTGTGGTCGGTGCACTGTTAACGACGTTTCTGAACACGTCCGGATGA
- a CDS encoding 4Fe-4S binding protein → MADLRTEFCGLPVKNPIGITSCDFGGTSKLIERFSSTGIGWIVGKTVHKIDGVHRWPRPYFYSLKHFGSDMKDVWICSQMFHNMPYEKWLDEELPKCLKICEDNDILYIGSVSGIGPQANTWVPFIKDLQERGVKIIELDTGGPHATFGAIEADKDCGAPLALDADIAYKVTKACMDVATVPIIFKTTPQCVDTASLALAIAKAGGAISGHNAFYGAWIDHEKAEFYGVPGSMGGLMGRPWQIFSLAKILENTATVPDTPFLGGGGVFTYDDVARHLMAGCDLVGLCSVIYSRGISVIPKILTGLNEFMDRKGYATIKDIPNITGQFKYLRDWKREGPYMQETTPVIPEFDDEKCTRCGICENLCPYGAIKLDKASGEKPTFDKDTCYGCGWCVGHCPQWAVKMVKADTGDLVWDGRGTIADWVSDEEGY, encoded by the coding sequence ATGGCAGATCTAAGAACAGAATTTTGTGGATTACCTGTAAAGAATCCGATCGGTATCACATCATGTGATTTCGGCGGAACCTCCAAACTGATCGAGCGTTTTTCATCGACCGGTATCGGATGGATTGTCGGCAAGACCGTGCATAAAATCGACGGCGTGCACCGTTGGCCCAGGCCGTACTTCTATTCATTGAAGCACTTCGGCAGTGACATGAAGGACGTGTGGATCTGCTCGCAGATGTTCCATAATATGCCCTATGAGAAGTGGCTCGACGAAGAACTGCCCAAGTGCCTCAAGATCTGTGAAGATAATGACATTCTCTACATCGGTTCCGTTTCCGGAATCGGTCCGCAAGCGAATACTTGGGTACCCTTCATCAAGGATCTGCAGGAACGCGGCGTAAAGATCATCGAGCTTGACACCGGCGGCCCTCATGCAACCTTCGGCGCAATTGAGGCTGACAAGGATTGCGGCGCACCGCTGGCATTGGATGCTGACATCGCTTACAAGGTAACCAAGGCCTGTATGGATGTAGCTACCGTACCAATCATCTTCAAGACCACCCCGCAGTGCGTGGACACAGCCTCGCTGGCATTGGCTATTGCCAAGGCCGGAGGCGCCATCAGTGGCCACAACGCATTCTACGGCGCCTGGATCGATCATGAGAAGGCAGAGTTCTACGGTGTTCCCGGTTCCATGGGCGGACTTATGGGACGCCCCTGGCAGATCTTCTCACTGGCCAAGATTCTCGAGAACACCGCGACGGTACCGGACACACCTTTCCTCGGCGGCGGCGGTGTGTTCACCTATGACGACGTTGCACGTCACCTCATGGCGGGTTGCGATCTGGTGGGTCTGTGCTCCGTTATTTACTCCCGCGGTATCTCTGTAATCCCGAAAATCCTCACTGGGCTGAATGAATTCATGGACAGAAAGGGATATGCCACCATCAAAGATATCCCGAATATCACTGGCCAGTTTAAGTATCTGAGAGACTGGAAACGCGAAGGGCCGTATATGCAGGAGACCACCCCGGTCATCCCCGAGTTCGACGATGAGAAATGCACCCGTTGCGGCATTTGCGAAAACCTGTGTCCCTACGGCGCCATTAAACTCGACAAGGCTTCCGGCGAAAAGCCGACCTTTGACAAAGATACCTGCTACGGTTGTGGCTGGTGTGTAGGCCACTGCCCACAGTGGGCGGTCAAGATGGTAAAGGCCGATACCGGAGATTTGGTCTGGGACGGTCGTGGAACCATCGCAGACTGGGTATCGGACGAAGAAGGATACTAA